From Veillonella dispar, one genomic window encodes:
- a CDS encoding phosphoglucomutase, with product MAHKLAGTPVQEQDIIDVQTLVDAYFDNAPDVTDPTQLVSFGTSGHRGTSLNGTFTDLHVAAITQAICDGRGQFGATGPIFVGQDTHALSQPALVTVLEVLAGNGVTAMVDADMDFVPTPSVSRAIIRYNESNDKKADGIVITPSHNPPDNGGIKYNATNGGPADTLITKWIETRANEYVRAYCELEGFKRISIDNIEPDQQVPYDYKGLYVEELSSIINMEAIQSAKPKVLVNALGGSGLGYWRAIKERYNLNMDIINDEYDPTFSFMTYDHDGKVRMDCSSEYAMADVTKQIGNYDLAVGNDPDYDRYGIVTAEGLASPNAFLTVAADYLFTTRGWTDKGVGKTVVCTTMIDKWAAVKDIPVYEVPVGFKYFSSLLFDGEIGIGGEESAGASFLKKDGTVWTTDKDGMVMALLAMEMYAVMGATVDRLYNNIVEGCGDPRFGRIDAACTKAAKAKLKQLNASSITATEVDGDAITNIRTTSLYKDMPIDGVRVETETGWFVARPSGTEDLYKIYGESYKGDKGLVALLTAGEAIVTAALSDEV from the coding sequence ATGGCTCATAAATTAGCAGGTACGCCTGTACAAGAACAAGATATTATAGATGTACAAACTCTGGTAGATGCCTATTTTGACAATGCGCCAGATGTAACTGATCCGACACAACTCGTATCCTTTGGTACATCAGGCCACCGTGGTACCTCTTTAAATGGTACCTTTACGGATTTACACGTAGCGGCTATTACACAGGCAATCTGTGATGGTCGTGGTCAATTTGGTGCGACAGGACCCATTTTTGTGGGCCAAGATACACATGCTTTATCTCAGCCTGCATTAGTAACAGTGCTTGAGGTACTTGCTGGTAATGGTGTGACTGCCATGGTTGATGCGGATATGGACTTTGTTCCAACGCCATCTGTGTCTCGTGCAATCATTCGATATAATGAAAGTAACGATAAAAAAGCAGATGGTATCGTTATTACACCATCTCACAATCCTCCAGATAATGGGGGCATTAAGTATAATGCTACCAACGGTGGCCCTGCAGATACGTTGATTACAAAATGGATTGAAACCCGCGCCAATGAGTACGTTCGTGCTTATTGTGAATTAGAAGGGTTCAAACGCATTAGTATTGATAATATTGAACCAGACCAACAGGTGCCTTATGACTATAAGGGCTTATATGTTGAAGAACTATCCTCCATTATTAATATGGAGGCCATTCAAAGTGCTAAACCTAAGGTTCTTGTCAATGCATTAGGTGGTAGTGGCCTTGGTTATTGGCGTGCTATTAAAGAGCGGTATAATCTTAATATGGATATTATCAATGATGAGTACGATCCAACCTTTAGCTTTATGACCTATGACCATGATGGCAAGGTGCGTATGGATTGTTCTTCTGAATATGCGATGGCGGATGTAACTAAACAAATTGGCAATTATGATCTCGCTGTTGGCAATGACCCTGATTATGATCGCTACGGTATCGTTACTGCAGAGGGACTTGCTTCTCCTAATGCGTTCCTTACGGTTGCTGCAGATTATTTGTTTACAACCCGTGGTTGGACAGATAAAGGGGTAGGTAAAACCGTTGTTTGTACCACTATGATTGATAAATGGGCGGCTGTTAAAGACATTCCGGTTTATGAGGTTCCGGTAGGCTTTAAATATTTTAGCTCTTTATTATTTGATGGTGAGATTGGTATCGGCGGTGAAGAATCTGCAGGCGCATCGTTCCTTAAAAAGGACGGCACCGTATGGACTACCGATAAAGACGGCATGGTAATGGCGCTTCTAGCAATGGAAATGTATGCCGTTATGGGCGCAACTGTTGATCGCCTCTACAATAATATTGTTGAAGGTTGTGGTGACCCACGATTTGGTCGCATTGATGCGGCTTGTACAAAGGCAGCAAAGGCTAAGTTGAAACAGTTGAATGCAAGTTCCATTACGGCTACAGAGGTAGATGGAGACGCTATTACTAATATACGCACTACATCCTTATACAAGGATATGCCCATCGATGGGGTTCGCGTAGAAACTGAAACAGGTTGGTTTGTAGCGCGTCCGTCCGGTACAGAGGATTTGTATAAAATTTATGGTGAAAGCTATAAAGGGGATAAAGGTTTAGTCGCGTTATTGACAGCAGGAGAGGCTATCGTAACGGCTGCATTATCCGACGAAGTGTAA
- the queC gene encoding 7-cyano-7-deazaguanine synthase QueC has protein sequence MAQKQKAVVLFSGGVDSTTCLALAIERFGKDNVVPLSIQYGQKHSKELEAAASILAYYGIEGKTMDVTKLFAFSNCSLLTQSTEAIPQGSYKEQQETEGEGTVSTYVPFRNGLFLSAAASLALSLDCGYIYYGAHSDDAAGNAYPDCTEHFYKSMGDAIFEGSGKECSLEAPFINHNKADVVKEGLRLGVPYHLTWSCYEGGDKPCGHCGTCIDRAEAFRANGVEDPAQ, from the coding sequence ATGGCACAAAAACAAAAGGCTGTTGTCTTATTCAGCGGTGGGGTAGATAGTACTACATGTTTAGCGCTAGCTATTGAAAGATTTGGCAAAGACAATGTAGTGCCGTTATCCATTCAATATGGTCAAAAACATAGTAAAGAACTAGAGGCTGCTGCATCTATTCTCGCTTATTATGGCATTGAAGGTAAAACGATGGATGTCACTAAATTGTTTGCCTTCAGCAATTGCTCTTTATTGACCCAATCCACAGAGGCAATACCTCAAGGTTCATACAAGGAACAACAAGAAACAGAAGGGGAAGGTACGGTTAGCACCTATGTGCCATTTAGAAATGGTCTATTCCTATCTGCAGCGGCTTCCTTAGCCTTATCTCTAGACTGCGGCTATATCTACTATGGTGCCCATAGCGATGATGCGGCTGGTAACGCATACCCAGACTGTACAGAACACTTCTATAAATCCATGGGCGATGCTATCTTCGAAGGATCCGGTAAAGAATGCTCCTTAGAAGCACCATTCATCAACCATAACAAAGCAGACGTCGTAAAAGAAGGCCTACGACTCGGCGTACCATACCACCTAACATGGTCCTGCTACGAAGGCGGCGACAAACCATGCGGACACTGTGGTACCTGCATCGACAGAGCCGAAGCATTCCGCGCCAACGGCGTTGAAGACCCAGCACAATAA
- a CDS encoding QueT transporter family protein — protein sequence MITTRKLTISAMVVALYIVVLYLTQSVSFGAYQIRIATSLYALAYAFPFLVIPMGIGNLISNFLFGGLGILDMMGGFGVGILTTGIIVGMRKLGLSAWWAVLPIIFVPALCVPLWLSPLLGLPYWPLVLNLIVGQTIPAVLGSVLVKALISRPSMAALLGAFK from the coding sequence ATGATTACTACACGTAAATTGACTATTTCTGCCATGGTTGTGGCATTGTACATCGTCGTACTGTATTTAACGCAAAGCGTTTCTTTCGGAGCGTATCAAATTCGTATAGCAACATCATTATATGCACTTGCTTATGCCTTTCCGTTTTTGGTAATTCCCATGGGGATTGGTAACCTCATTTCTAACTTCCTATTCGGTGGTCTTGGTATCCTCGATATGATGGGAGGTTTTGGCGTTGGTATTTTAACAACAGGTATAATCGTAGGTATGCGTAAGCTTGGCCTTAGCGCTTGGTGGGCGGTTCTACCGATTATCTTTGTTCCAGCATTATGTGTACCGTTATGGCTCAGCCCATTACTTGGTCTTCCATACTGGCCATTGGTATTGAACCTCATCGTAGGCCAAACAATTCCAGCAGTGCTTGGCTCTGTTTTGGTGAAAGCATTGATCAGCCGTCCTAGCATGGCTGCTTTATTAGGTGCTTTCAAATAA
- a CDS encoding GntR family transcriptional regulator, with protein MTKRLQPIRLDAYKPLREVVSETLRQAIQDGVLKPGERLMEIPLAEELGVSRTPIREAIRKLELEGFVVMVPRRGTYVANISLKDITQVFEIRSALEELAAGLAAERITEEEIETLERMLVEIGDHMENKNMESVVTADVEFHEVLYRASRNERLADIVHNLREQTYRFRSFSMNQPGRLRKTWEEHRQLVEAIASHNATQARKLARIHMEHSEQTLLQGMEESPEFTKA; from the coding sequence ATGACAAAACGGTTACAACCAATACGCTTAGATGCGTATAAACCTCTACGCGAAGTCGTAAGTGAAACATTACGTCAAGCCATTCAAGACGGCGTGTTAAAACCGGGCGAACGCCTTATGGAAATCCCTCTAGCTGAAGAACTCGGTGTGAGCCGTACACCAATTCGCGAAGCCATTCGTAAGCTTGAGCTCGAAGGTTTTGTTGTCATGGTTCCTCGCCGTGGTACATATGTAGCCAATATATCGTTAAAGGATATTACTCAAGTATTCGAAATTCGATCTGCCCTAGAAGAACTCGCAGCAGGCCTTGCTGCCGAACGCATAACCGAAGAGGAAATCGAAACACTAGAACGAATGCTCGTAGAGATCGGCGACCATATGGAGAATAAAAATATGGAGTCCGTCGTAACAGCAGACGTAGAATTCCATGAAGTACTATATCGTGCATCTCGTAACGAACGTTTAGCAGATATCGTACACAACTTGCGGGAGCAAACCTATCGATTCCGTAGCTTCTCTATGAATCAACCGGGCCGACTAAGAAAAACATGGGAAGAACACCGTCAATTGGTAGAGGCCATTGCTTCACATAATGCTACTCAAGCTCGTAAGTTAGCAAGAATTCACATGGAACATTCCGAACAAACCTTATTACAAGGTATGGAGGAATCACCGGAATTCACTAAAGCTTAA
- a CDS encoding alanine/glycine:cation symporter family protein — MEAMLNDAISTINGYLWSYFIIFILIGAGLFFTMTTNFVQIRMIKEMIRLVINGAGSSTEKNHVSSFQAFCVSTASRVGVGNIAGIAIAVVLGGPGAIFWMWVIALIGAATGFIESTLAQIYKEPVAKGGFYGGPAYYIRYGLNNKALSILFAILISITYGWIYNSVQANTLAASLQVFNFDVSYTGAVVAILLGLIIFGGIHRVAKASEIIVPIMAVLYIATALFVVIMNITQFPHVIYTIISSAFEPVAAGGGLLGATVMNGIKRGLFSNEAGEGSVPNAAATAAVNHPVEQGLVQAFGVFLDTFIICTASAFIVLMVGDYSTTGLTGVALVQHNLEQQLGSWAPTAVAIFIVMFSFSSLIGNYYYGEINISHLTEKRFYLHLFRIGVIIMTFVGSIASLDLVWNLADLFMAFLVLTNISSIVRMGRTAGLALDDYIKQRKAGIETPVFNRSVLNHTYGIVWWGDGQTTDSSVPPTPVEDTMEK, encoded by the coding sequence ATGGAAGCAATGCTCAATGATGCTATTTCTACCATAAATGGCTATTTATGGAGTTATTTCATCATCTTTATCCTCATCGGCGCAGGTCTCTTCTTTACGATGACAACGAATTTTGTACAAATTCGTATGATCAAAGAAATGATTCGCCTTGTAATCAATGGTGCAGGTAGTTCTACAGAAAAAAATCATGTATCCTCATTCCAAGCGTTCTGTGTTAGTACCGCATCTCGTGTAGGTGTTGGTAACATCGCAGGTATTGCGATTGCTGTTGTACTCGGTGGTCCTGGTGCTATTTTCTGGATGTGGGTTATCGCTCTTATCGGTGCTGCTACAGGTTTCATCGAATCTACATTAGCACAAATCTACAAAGAACCTGTTGCTAAAGGCGGCTTTTACGGCGGTCCAGCATACTACATTCGCTATGGTTTAAACAACAAAGCATTATCTATTTTATTTGCAATTTTGATCAGTATTACATACGGTTGGATTTACAACTCTGTACAAGCTAATACATTAGCTGCATCCCTTCAAGTATTCAACTTTGATGTATCCTACACCGGTGCCGTTGTAGCAATACTTCTTGGCCTCATTATTTTTGGTGGTATTCATCGCGTTGCAAAAGCATCTGAAATCATCGTTCCTATCATGGCTGTACTATATATCGCTACTGCATTATTCGTAGTTATTATGAATATCACTCAATTCCCACATGTAATCTATACTATTATCTCCTCTGCTTTTGAACCAGTAGCAGCAGGTGGTGGCTTATTAGGTGCCACTGTAATGAATGGTATTAAACGTGGTCTATTCTCCAACGAAGCTGGTGAAGGTTCTGTGCCTAATGCAGCGGCTACTGCGGCTGTTAACCATCCTGTTGAACAAGGTCTTGTACAAGCATTTGGTGTATTCCTTGATACATTTATCATTTGTACAGCTTCAGCATTCATTGTACTCATGGTTGGCGACTATAGCACAACAGGTTTAACTGGTGTTGCTCTAGTACAACATAATCTAGAACAACAACTTGGTTCTTGGGCTCCAACAGCGGTAGCAATCTTTATCGTAATGTTCTCCTTCAGTTCCTTAATAGGTAACTATTACTATGGTGAAATTAATATTAGCCACTTAACAGAAAAGAGATTCTATCTTCATTTATTCCGTATCGGTGTAATCATCATGACATTTGTAGGCTCCATCGCCTCTCTTGATCTAGTATGGAATTTAGCCGATTTATTTATGGCCTTCTTAGTATTAACTAATATTAGTTCCATCGTACGTATGGGACGTACTGCAGGTCTTGCTCTTGATGACTATATCAAACAACGCAAGGCAGGCATCGAAACACCTGTATTTAACCGTTCTGTTCTTAATCATACATACGGTATCGTATGGTGGGGTGACGGCCAAACTACAGACTCTTCTGTACCCCCTACTCCAGTGGAAGATACAATGGAAAAATAA
- a CDS encoding sulfurtransferase — MSNFITPKELLSCLDEVIILDARGYQDYQKGHIKGSYAVDLNKDLTGPLGEHGGRHPLPDMERLAHTFESYGITRDSKVVVYDSWLFLAGRLWWTLRYMGLTDVRVLSGGVERWIKEGHVLTKEPTPLPAEPSVFNYELQTHMVMSRDEVLKASETGDHVIIDARAPFRYDGSQVDTMDGMTGHIPGAVNHFYESGYTVDGPKSVKDLEAEYYNEIYQNRPVVTYCGSGVTACNALLTMSEVGLESALYVGSSSDWVTYDGFPLKTGVETLR; from the coding sequence ATGTCAAATTTCATCACTCCTAAAGAATTACTATCTTGTCTCGATGAGGTTATTATCTTAGATGCTCGAGGTTATCAAGATTATCAAAAAGGTCATATTAAAGGCTCTTATGCGGTGGATTTAAATAAGGATTTAACAGGTCCTTTGGGCGAGCATGGCGGTCGTCATCCATTGCCGGATATGGAGCGTTTGGCTCATACTTTTGAGTCTTACGGAATCACTCGTGATTCCAAGGTCGTTGTATATGACTCTTGGCTCTTTTTGGCGGGACGTTTATGGTGGACGTTGCGCTACATGGGTTTAACGGATGTACGCGTATTGTCTGGCGGTGTTGAACGCTGGATTAAGGAAGGTCATGTTCTAACTAAAGAACCAACTCCGTTACCTGCAGAACCGTCTGTTTTCAACTATGAATTACAAACGCATATGGTTATGAGTCGTGATGAGGTTCTCAAGGCTAGTGAAACGGGTGACCATGTTATCATTGATGCTCGTGCGCCGTTCCGCTACGATGGGTCTCAAGTAGATACGATGGATGGCATGACTGGTCACATTCCTGGTGCTGTTAATCATTTTTATGAAAGTGGTTATACCGTAGATGGTCCTAAGTCTGTAAAAGATTTAGAAGCCGAGTACTATAATGAAATCTACCAAAATAGACCTGTTGTGACTTACTGTGGCTCAGGAGTAACCGCTTGTAATGCGCTATTAACTATGAGCGAAGTAGGGCTTGAATCGGCTTTATATGTTGGTAGCTCTAGTGATTGGGTAACCTATGACGGTTTCCCACTTAAGACTGGTGTAGAAACATTACGATAA
- a CDS encoding exodeoxyribonuclease III: MKLISWNVNGLRAAVTKGFMESFNELDADIFCLQETKLQPDQISLELPGYEQYWNSAVKKGYSGTAVFTRIKPLSVTNGIGIEEHDQEGRVITAEYDNFYLVCCYTPNSQRELARLEYRMAWEDAFRNYLLELDKKKPVILCGDLNVAHQEIDLKNPKTNRKNAGFSDEERAKMTELLGAGFTDTFRHLYPDAIEEYSWWSYMGKARERNTGWRIDYFITSKRLDDKIQEAKIHQQIFGSDHCPVELDIDL, from the coding sequence TTGAAATTAATTTCTTGGAATGTAAACGGCCTTCGTGCGGCTGTAACAAAAGGGTTCATGGAATCCTTTAACGAGTTGGATGCAGATATTTTCTGCTTACAAGAAACTAAATTACAACCTGACCAAATTTCTTTGGAGTTGCCAGGTTATGAGCAATATTGGAATAGTGCTGTGAAAAAAGGCTATAGTGGTACGGCTGTATTCACGCGTATTAAACCGTTGTCCGTAACTAATGGTATCGGCATTGAAGAACACGATCAAGAGGGCCGTGTTATTACTGCTGAATATGACAATTTCTATTTAGTATGCTGCTATACGCCAAATAGCCAACGTGAATTGGCTCGTCTTGAGTACCGTATGGCTTGGGAAGACGCATTCCGCAACTATTTGCTTGAATTAGATAAGAAAAAACCAGTCATTCTCTGTGGTGACCTCAATGTAGCACATCAAGAAATCGACCTTAAAAATCCTAAGACAAACCGTAAAAATGCAGGCTTCTCTGATGAAGAGCGTGCAAAAATGACCGAACTATTAGGTGCTGGTTTTACAGACACATTCCGTCACCTTTATCCAGATGCTATTGAGGAATATAGCTGGTGGTCTTATATGGGCAAGGCTCGTGAACGAAATACGGGATGGAGAATTGACTATTTTATCACCTCTAAACGTCTTGATGACAAAATTCAAGAAGCTAAAATTCACCAACAAATCTTTGGCTCTGATCATTGCCCAGTAGAATTAGATATCGATTTATAA
- the ispE gene encoding 4-(cytidine 5'-diphospho)-2-C-methyl-D-erythritol kinase produces MSKSFEQLGCSKINIGLAITGKREDGYHDIDSIFQSIRLSDSIYFAKHHSVVFSGGAPELPEYMQKLVTYGEENLALKALRALQAYTGCKAGAAIHLLKRVPIQAGLGGGSADAAAMLVGLNRFWDLRLTQEELLQIGATLGSDVPFLLQGGTARGTGRGEILTYGKSPDPHWLLLVKPRVSVSTAAAYGRFTNKSVATKQTIDTVQQHLENNDLKSAFLTSANTFEELLFPDHEELVICKEFFTSRGYPTIMTGSGPTMVVLLDKPMEALQLQEEIKAAGHDWLSLITKTCTQEDLP; encoded by the coding sequence ATGAGTAAAAGTTTTGAGCAACTCGGTTGCAGTAAAATCAATATTGGACTTGCTATTACGGGCAAGCGTGAAGACGGATATCACGATATCGACTCTATCTTCCAATCCATTCGCCTTAGCGACTCCATTTATTTTGCGAAGCATCATTCCGTAGTTTTCTCCGGTGGCGCTCCAGAATTACCTGAGTATATGCAAAAATTAGTTACTTACGGGGAAGAAAATCTTGCCCTCAAAGCATTACGGGCACTACAAGCTTATACCGGCTGCAAAGCGGGAGCTGCCATTCACCTATTAAAACGAGTACCTATTCAAGCCGGTCTTGGCGGTGGTAGTGCTGATGCGGCAGCTATGTTAGTAGGTCTCAATCGATTCTGGGACTTACGACTCACCCAAGAGGAACTTTTACAAATTGGTGCTACTCTTGGATCCGATGTGCCATTCCTATTGCAAGGTGGTACAGCACGTGGCACGGGGCGTGGTGAAATATTAACGTACGGAAAATCTCCAGATCCACATTGGTTATTGTTAGTAAAGCCAAGGGTATCTGTATCAACTGCAGCTGCTTATGGTCGCTTCACAAATAAGTCCGTAGCAACAAAACAAACCATCGATACAGTCCAACAACACTTAGAAAATAATGACTTAAAATCAGCATTCCTTACTAGTGCTAATACATTTGAAGAACTACTCTTCCCTGACCATGAAGAACTTGTCATTTGTAAAGAATTCTTCACTAGTCGTGGGTATCCAACGATTATGACTGGTAGTGGTCCTACAATGGTGGTATTGCTGGATAAACCAATGGAAGCATTACAACTGCAAGAAGAGATCAAAGCAGCAGGCCATGATTGGCTATCGCTCATTACAAAAACATGTACACAGGAGGACTTACCATGA
- a CDS encoding Glu/Leu/Phe/Val family dehydrogenase yields MSGYNPYENMLNTLDVAAEKLGYSRSEYEVLRHPERELKVAVPLQLDNGEVRVYEGYRCQHSTLRGSAKGGLRFHPDSDENEVRALAAWMTIKNAIANIPYGGGKGGIKVDPKTLNPRELERLTRNFVRRIAPIIGVNTDVPAPDVNTNAQIMSWIADEYSTLKGEWSPGIVTGKPIEVGGSLGRNEATGRGCLIALQSYLAKKNLDIKNLTVAVQGFGNVGSVGARLIAQAGAKVVAIGDVSVNIYNPNGIDVEKAYEYANSHGRSLEGYSEPGMTTIGAQELLAQPVDVLYMAALENQLNKDNMENIQAKIILEGANGPTTNDADKYFYEKGIDIIPDVLANGGGVVVSYYEWVQNKASFYWTEEEVNERLTKNMQNSFEAVWEMQHKYNVPPRQAAYMVALERLVVETKWRGYNC; encoded by the coding sequence ATGAGTGGTTATAATCCTTATGAAAACATGCTAAATACGTTAGATGTAGCAGCAGAAAAACTCGGTTATTCTCGTAGTGAGTACGAAGTATTACGTCATCCTGAACGAGAACTAAAAGTAGCTGTACCTCTTCAACTAGACAATGGTGAAGTTCGCGTATACGAAGGTTACCGTTGCCAACACTCCACATTACGTGGTAGCGCTAAAGGTGGTCTTCGCTTCCATCCTGACTCCGACGAAAACGAAGTTCGTGCATTGGCAGCTTGGATGACTATTAAAAATGCTATCGCTAACATTCCTTATGGCGGTGGTAAAGGCGGTATCAAAGTTGATCCTAAAACATTGAACCCTCGCGAATTAGAACGCTTGACTCGTAACTTTGTACGTCGTATTGCTCCTATCATTGGCGTAAATACTGACGTGCCTGCACCAGACGTAAATACAAACGCCCAAATCATGAGCTGGATTGCTGATGAATACAGCACATTAAAAGGCGAATGGAGCCCTGGTATCGTTACTGGTAAACCTATTGAAGTAGGCGGATCCTTAGGTCGTAATGAAGCAACTGGTCGCGGCTGTCTCATCGCATTACAAAGTTACTTAGCTAAGAAAAACTTAGACATCAAAAACCTTACTGTAGCAGTTCAAGGCTTCGGTAACGTAGGTTCCGTAGGTGCTCGCCTCATCGCACAAGCAGGCGCTAAAGTTGTTGCTATCGGCGACGTAAGCGTTAACATCTACAACCCTAACGGTATTGATGTGGAAAAAGCATACGAATATGCTAACTCCCATGGTCGTTCCCTTGAAGGTTACAGCGAACCAGGTATGACTACAATTGGTGCCCAAGAATTATTGGCTCAACCAGTTGATGTATTGTACATGGCAGCTCTTGAAAACCAATTGAACAAAGACAACATGGAAAACATCCAAGCTAAAATCATCTTGGAAGGTGCTAATGGCCCTACTACTAATGATGCAGATAAATACTTCTATGAAAAAGGTATCGACATCATTCCTGACGTTCTTGCAAACGGCGGCGGCGTAGTTGTATCCTACTATGAATGGGTCCAAAACAAAGCTAGCTTCTACTGGACTGAAGAAGAAGTTAATGAACGCTTAACTAAAAATATGCAAAATAGCTTTGAAGCAGTTTGGGAAATGCAACATAAATACAATGTACCACCTCGTCAAGCAGCGTACATGGTTGCCCTTGAACGCCTCGTAGTAGAAACTAAATGGCGCGGCTACAACTGCTAA
- a CDS encoding YitT family protein — MFAKYKSVIYESLMVILGCAIFGAGLDAFVLPHKLVSTGISGVGLILYYVTGLSVGSWNMILNIPIFWAAWKWLGTRVVIKTLYGTLMLSWMVDLFNFLQYDMIIKDPLLSSMMAGITTGVGLGIVYRVGGNTGGLDPIALIVRKYYGLQMGSINSAINCAILVAAIGVVGLEAVAVTLISVYVYTIITNKVVIGFNQRKVAFIITYRTDDVCECIIKKVGRGATIINGVGAYTRTPKQIVMVAVNLLQVNKLKEVIQEADPDVFILITDAQEVIGQGFTQPIIPTEVCEQLKDKSTTQEDNTEIVHNQ, encoded by the coding sequence ATGTTCGCTAAGTATAAAAGTGTTATCTATGAAAGCCTTATGGTCATTCTTGGATGTGCCATATTTGGTGCCGGCCTTGATGCCTTTGTATTGCCACACAAATTGGTGAGTACTGGTATTAGTGGGGTAGGCTTGATTTTGTATTATGTAACGGGCTTATCCGTTGGTTCTTGGAATATGATTTTAAATATTCCTATATTCTGGGCTGCTTGGAAGTGGCTGGGCACCCGTGTTGTTATCAAAACCTTGTATGGCACATTGATGCTGTCTTGGATGGTTGATTTATTTAACTTCTTACAATATGACATGATTATTAAGGATCCTTTGTTGAGTTCCATGATGGCTGGTATTACTACTGGTGTAGGTCTTGGCATTGTGTACCGCGTAGGCGGTAACACAGGTGGGCTTGATCCTATTGCACTCATTGTACGCAAATATTATGGACTTCAAATGGGGTCCATTAATAGTGCCATAAACTGTGCCATTCTTGTTGCCGCAATTGGTGTTGTTGGCCTTGAAGCCGTAGCGGTCACACTTATTAGTGTCTATGTGTATACCATCATTACGAATAAGGTGGTTATCGGGTTTAATCAACGAAAGGTAGCTTTCATCATTACCTATCGTACCGATGATGTCTGCGAATGCATCATCAAAAAGGTTGGCCGTGGAGCCACTATTATTAATGGTGTGGGTGCCTATACACGGACGCCAAAGCAAATCGTTATGGTAGCCGTTAATCTCTTGCAAGTAAATAAATTAAAAGAGGTTATTCAAGAGGCCGATCCAGATGTATTTATCTTGATAACCGATGCACAAGAGGTTATTGGTCAAGGCTTTACGCAGCCTATTATACCGACTGAAGTATGTGAACAGTTGAAAGATAAGAGTACTACACAAGAGGACAATACAGAGATTGTACACAATCAATAA